The Chitinivibrionales bacterium nucleotide sequence CGCAATTATCCTCGCACTGGCCGCAACAAATTTACAACTGAATGCCTGCACCGTATTTTGTATTCAGAAGGGCGACCAGCCGGTGGTCGGAAGGAACTATGACTGGGGGTTCAACGAGTGCATCGTTTTCATCAATAAAAGCGGCTTGTCCAAGACCGCGTTTGCCTATTACGGCGAGGCGCCGGACAACCCGGCCCAATGGCTGTCCCGGTACGGCAGCGCGACGTTCTGCCAGTATGGACGCGAAAACGGGTTTGCTGGCATGAACGAGGCCGGATTGGTGGTGAACGGGCTGTACTTGAGCGAAGCGCAATACCCCGCTCCGGACGCGAGAAAATCGGTTTCCATGGATCAGTGGATCCAGTACCAGCTCGACAATTTCAGCACCGTGGACGAGGTCGTCGCGAGCGATAAAACCATCCGGATACGCCAGCCCTCTGGAGATTATTCCCGGGTGCATTTTTTCGTCACCGACAAGAGCGGGGCCACAGCGGTGATCGAGCACCTGAACGGCGTCATGGTGTGCCATACAGGCGCTGGCCTGCCCTATGCCGCGCTCACCAACGATACCTACGACAATTCCCTTGCTTACTTGAGCAAGGGACTGACCGATACGGCAAGCACCGGTTCACTTGACCGGTTCTTTCGCGCAGCGACTCTTTCGAAAAATTACGACACTGCCGTTGCAACCGGCACGTATGGGGAATACATTTTGTCAAGAACGGAGCAGGGATCTACCCAATACAGCGTTATCTTTGACCCAAAGGGCCTGTATGTGGTCTTTAAAAGCCAGTCCAACCAACAATTCCGCTATTTCAACCTTGCATCGTTCGACATGTCATGCCGCACGCCGGTAAAAATGTTGAATGTGGAGGCCGTGGCCTCCGGGGACGCGACCGCTGGTTTCACGGACTATTCCACGCAGGCGAACGAAACGCTCATCCTGGACGCATGGGAAAACCTCGGAATAACCGTGTACCAGCCGGCGCTCGATTTTTTCGCACAGTATCCGGAACAGTGTACATGTACCGATGCAGGCGTGGCCGGCGTAACGCGGAGCCTGCCGGCATGGAACTCATCCAGAGCAAGACTGTTCGATCTGCTGGGAAGGTTGCTGGGAACTGCAATCATCCGGTATCCCGCGCGGGCGGGGACAAAGGTGATGCTCCCGAAACAGTCATGCGCAGCGGCTGGAGTTATCATCCAAGGCAAATGACCGTAAAAAGGATTCGTATGAAACAGGTTGGCCCTGTTGTTGCCGCAATTTTTCTTGCAGTGAGCGTAGTAAGCGCCTTGCCGAATGATTCACTCTCTATGCCGCCCGCGCAATCCTTCACCCTGCTGCCGGAATATTACATGCAGTTCGACATGTCCGCTTTTGCTCTCCAGCGCGATGCATTTTTCCGGCGCCAATATCTCGCCGAGCCCCACCCGGACCTGGACTTTTATTTGTTTTCGTTTAAGAGCTTCATCGCGATGGCATGGGACGTGGATTTCCTGTTCGGGCTCGGCGAGGTGCCGGGTGACAACGTGTTTACCAACCTCAACGTATCGCTGGGCTACGGCCCAGACCTCGAACTGCGGCTCCGCAACGCATGGGTGACCGCCGGCCTCGAACACCGTTGTTTCCATGATATTGACAGAAAGGACTTCCCCATCGTCTGGTGGGACCGGCTGCACGCGGAGGCGTCGTCGCCCAACGCGCGCCTCAACACTTATTGGCGCACGCTCGTGGCCGACCGGGAATTTTCGTACAGAAACCGCGTCGCATGGCAGGCCGGGGCGGGATATTACCTCAAGGAACTGTTCGGCTGGGTCGATCCGTATAAAATTGACGGGAACGATCCTTTCATATGGGATGCGTCGGCAAAATGCCGGTACGCGTTCTACAAGCGCCGCAGCTGGATTTTTTCCATGCGCGGCGAGACAACGGTGGGCAATTTCAGCCGCCTGGACGGCTCCCATGTCGCGAACGGGACCAACTGGTTCTGGCGCGAGGCCGTGGGCGTCGAGGCCTTTTTCATCCGCGGCGCGCGCGGCGGCTGCGTCTACGCGCTCTATGATCTCGACGACATGCCGGTGCAGCCAAGCGACCCGCCGTTCACCCTGGGCGATTCGCGGTTTTCACGGAACGGACTTTTGCAGATAGGAATTACCGTTTTTAATTAGTCGTCATGTTCATTTCATCCCGTAATTTTGATGATTTTAATTTTAGCAAACCACGTTCAGCCTCGTTATATTAACTGGTATCAAGCTTATGTCGGTTGAAAGGAAATTATGAAAATTGTTGCTTCGATCGCTCTCGTTCCGCTTTTTCTTTTTCTGAATTGTTCCAATCCGCTGCAAAAAATACTTGACCAGTTCGACAGGACACCTGAGATCGACGCGTTCACCAAGGCGGTAAAGGTGAGCCTGCCGCTTGCCTACGCGGCGAACACCGCCATGGACGCGGTGAACGGGATTGTTCAACCGGGCGTCACCGTGGTGCGCACGCCGCCGAACCCTGATTCCTTTCCGTGCAACGCTATCGTGACCATCTCAGTAACCCCGGCGCATCCGCTGCCGGTGGGTCCCACCACGGTGAACGGCGCCATGGTGGTCGCGGCGCTGTGGAGCGACTCGAACGCGGCGGTGGGGTCGGTGTTCTTTACAAACACGAATATCAAGGACGGCACCTTCTCGCTCAAGAACGTCGCCCTCGTACCCATGGTGCGCGACACGTCAGGCACCATGGTGGTGTTCGCGTCCGAGGGCATCAACACCGATTCGGCCGAGACGTTCAACGCAACCGTCAAGCTCACGGATTCCGCGGTGAAGGTGCAGCTCGGCGGCGTGCCCACTACGCTTCCCACCGACAGCTCACTCGCCGTGAACCAGAAGGCATGGATCACCATTGCAAAGCTGCCCGCCGGCGGCGTTTTGGGACAGGAGACCTACACGCTGTACGGCGCGAGCCAGTATCTGGGTGTCAGCCCCTCAACCACGGATGTGGTCCAGGCCGTTATGCTCGCGGTAACGATGAAACCCTTCGCATGCCGCAGTAACCCTCTCGTCTCAACCCAGACCACGGGCTATGCCATGATCCTCGACCTTAAAGTGAATACGAATATCGAGATGGGAACCACGATACTGGGGTTCGGCAACGCATGCGATGGAAAAGGGATCATACGGCTCGCGACCGGCTGCTATATCATGAAGACCGGGTCGACCGTGGCGTTGAATTTGGATAAATAAAAAGATTTCTCGCAAAAGGACGCAAAGATCGCCCGAGAATAAGATTGCCACAGAGACACAGAGAAAAATAGGAGGCGAGAGTGAACGTCGAGGTGTTTGCAAAATACTGTCCTTTGTCAATTATTATCATGATAGGATTCTCTTCACTCTCCGCCCAACCCGACTCCGGCAACATCATCCACGCCGGCCAGGCCACCTATTATGCGGCCACGGGCGACGGCAACTGCATGTTCGGCCCGTCGCCCAATGATCTCATGGTGGTCGCCATGAACAATACGGAATACGACAGTGCCTCGGTATGCGGCGCTTCCATTCATGTCAAGGGACGCTTGGGTGAGGTGACGGTGCGCATCGTTGACCGGTGCCCCGAATGCCCGAAGGGCAACATCGACATGAGCCCGCAGGCGTTTGCGAAAATAGACGACACGATCCTCGGCCGCGTGCCGGTAACGTGGTGGTACGTTGAAACGCAGGTGACGGGCCCCATCCAATACCGCGTGAAGACGGGCAGCAACGCCTGGTGGATCGGCATCCAGATCCTCAATCATAGAACGCCAGTTGTCAAGGTCGAGGCGCTTTACAACGGCGCATGGGCGAACGTCCCCCGCACGGACTACAACTACTTCGTTGACACGAGCGGGCTCGGGCCCGGACCGTTCACCCTGCGTGTCACCGATTTTTACGGCCAGCAATTGGTGGACACCAATATTCCCCTTTCGCCCGACGCCATTACAAACGGACTGGCGAATTTTTCGAGTCATTCGGCGGTGATCGCCATGTCTTCCGGAATGAAAATAAATAAAAAGGATCGTGCATTTATTTCAATGAATTTAGGCGGCGGATTTGAAAAATTTCAGGCGGCGGACGTGTTTGATGTTTTTGCGGTGGATGGAAGTTTCGTCCACAGAACTAACGTGGACGGAATGAAAACATTACGTGCGGGGAAAAATACTGCAAGTGGGGTTTTTATTGTTAGGCCGGTCGACTTTGTAAAATATTAGCAACCCTTAGAAGATTATTAGCATTCATTCCACATAGCTAAAATAAAGAAGTATACTCCATATCGATTCATTTGAACCGCCGCTTCAAGGGTGCGCCCAGCGGAAGGTTCGGGTTTGCCCCCGGCCACACCCAGGAGAGGGGAGTGGGTGCAGATCACCGCCGCCGCATTGGTTTCTTTTTTAGCAAGGGGCGGCGGAAGCTGCACCCCGGGGGAGATACTTCTCCCCCGAATCATTTTTATTTTTAATTAAAATCTTGTAAAAACCTGCTCAATTCCCTTCCCGCCCTTCCATCGAGCCTTCGCCACAAAGCAGCCTTTGGCGATAATCTGAGGAACGACGACCGCACGGCCTGGCTGCATGGGAAGGGAAGCGCACAATCTCCCTCGTAAATCGAACACGTCAACGAATATTTCTTTTGCGTCTTTAACGCCCGGTCCGGCCAGCGAAAGCATGTCGCCGCCGCTGAGCACCAGCAGGATGGTGCGGGCCGTCACCATGGAGGCCGCCCCTAACCGCGTTGACATGACAGGAATCCCCATGCTCTCGATCGCCGCAAGCGCGTTGACCTTTCCAGCGCCCCAGCGCACATCCGGCGTGGTGATGTTCCCCGTGTATTTGTCCTTTGTTGCGGTGTTCTGCAGGGTTTGCACCACGGTCTGGGGGGTGAGGGTCTTGTCGGCCTCGAGCATGAGCGCGATGATGCCCGCCACGATCGGCGCGGACACCGAGGTACCCTGGGTCCACCCATAGCGGCCGCGCGTGTTGCTGTGGTCCGGCCACACGGCAGTCCGGCCCGTCTCCTCGGCTTGAGAGCTCATGGCACCCGTGATGATACGGCCGCCGGCGCAAATCTCGGGTTTTACCCTTCCGTCAACCGTGGGCCCGATGCTCGACCACGGTGCCCACTGGTACAGCGTGGTGTCGCCGATGCCGGTCACGGTGCCGTCATAAAGCGGCTGTACGGTTTTGCTGAAATAACTGCCCACCGAAATGATCGTCTTTGCCGTGCCGCCCACCTCGTCGATTGTGGTGATGGTGTCGCCGTCGGAAAATCCCGGCAGGCTCAACCCGCTGAAATTCTGTTTGTAGCAGTTCCACGCGTGGATGGTTTGGACGGTGGTTGACGCCAGGCGCACGCCGGGAACAAGGTTCATGCCGTTGGCATACATCGCAACCTCAATGTGCGGCTTGAGGTTGGCGGCATTGCGGCGCTCGACATAGGTGTAGAATATCAT carries:
- a CDS encoding linear amide C-N hydrolase codes for the protein MTAQRRIMAAIILALAATNLQLNACTVFCIQKGDQPVVGRNYDWGFNECIVFINKSGLSKTAFAYYGEAPDNPAQWLSRYGSATFCQYGRENGFAGMNEAGLVVNGLYLSEAQYPAPDARKSVSMDQWIQYQLDNFSTVDEVVASDKTIRIRQPSGDYSRVHFFVTDKSGATAVIEHLNGVMVCHTGAGLPYAALTNDTYDNSLAYLSKGLTDTASTGSLDRFFRAATLSKNYDTAVATGTYGEYILSRTEQGSTQYSVIFDPKGLYVVFKSQSNQQFRYFNLASFDMSCRTPVKMLNVEAVASGDATAGFTDYSTQANETLILDAWENLGITVYQPALDFFAQYPEQCTCTDAGVAGVTRSLPAWNSSRARLFDLLGRLLGTAIIRYPARAGTKVMLPKQSCAAAGVIIQGK
- a CDS encoding expansin EXLX1 family cellulose-binding protein, whose product is MNVEVFAKYCPLSIIIMIGFSSLSAQPDSGNIIHAGQATYYAATGDGNCMFGPSPNDLMVVAMNNTEYDSASVCGASIHVKGRLGEVTVRIVDRCPECPKGNIDMSPQAFAKIDDTILGRVPVTWWYVETQVTGPIQYRVKTGSNAWWIGIQILNHRTPVVKVEALYNGAWANVPRTDYNYFVDTSGLGPGPFTLRVTDFYGQQLVDTNIPLSPDAITNGLANFSSHSAVIAMSSGMKINKKDRAFISMNLGGGFEKFQAADVFDVFAVDGSFVHRTNVDGMKTLRAGKNTASGVFIVRPVDFVKY